A window of Synergistaceae bacterium genomic DNA:
AGATTTGCCATCGGATGATAATATTCGCGAAAAATACGAAGCTCTAGCAAATTCACAAGGTGCCGAGTTATTGCACATGAGACTTTCAGAAGTTGACCCAGTTACAGCCGGCAAATTACACAAGAATGATATTCAACGAGTAACGCGCGCGCTTGAAATATGGGACTTGACCGGCAAAGCTCCTTCACAGATTTATAACGAGGGAATTAAACGCGATTACGGTTTTGACGTGCTTTATATCGGGCTGTCTCGTTCACGCGAAGAATTATTTTCACGAATTGCAATAAGGCTCGAACAGGAATTTAATTCGGGCTTCCCTGAAGAAGTCGAGTGGCTCATTAATAACGGCTTTGATGAGAGATTCACACCGTTAAAAGGTTTGGGCTACAGTGAATTAATCAGCTATTATCGCGGCAAAATAAGTCTTGACTCAGCACTTGAGAATTCAATAGCTCGGACTAAGGCATTTTGCAGACGGCAGCAAACTTGGTTTAAAAAATTTGAGCCGGCCATATGGTTCAATATGTCAGAGTCTAATCATGAAGACGAAATTATTAATCTCGCTATGAATCATATTTATAGTAATAAGGAAGGAGACTCGCCCGAATGAAAATAATAATGGCTGAACATGCCGGATTTTGTTTCGGAGTAAAGCGGGCAGTTGACGCTATAGAAAGCTCGTTACTGACAAATAAAGAAGTCTGGACTATAGGGCTTCCCATTCATAACCCGCAGGAAGTAGCGAGGCTTGAGTCTCTGGGATTAAGAGTCGCAAAAGATTCCGGTGAAATTCCTTCAGGCTCTAAAGTATTAATCAGGGCGCACGGTGAATCTCTTGATGTAATAAAAAATTTGCAGGCTCGAAATATTGAAGTAATTGATATGACATGCCCATTTGTTAAGAAAGCTCAAGACTTGGCCGGGCAGTTATCACGAGAAAATTATTTTATTGTCTTACTAGGCGATAAGAATCACCCTGAAATCATAGGCATTCTAGGACATATTGAACCGGGACAAGATTCTCAAGTTATAGCAAATGAAGACGAGGCCGCAAAAATTACAAGACATTCAAAAATTGCGCTTATCTCACAAACTACTCAACGTGAAGAAAGACTCGCTAAAGTCGCAGGAATCTTAACGGGTAAAACTCAATATTTACTAGTATGTAATACAATTTGCAAGGCAACTTCAGAAAGACAGGAGTCGGCGCGTTCACTCGTGAGAAATAATCACGTTGACGGTGTTATTTTGATCGGGGGCAAATCCAGCGCGAACACTGGGAAGTTACGCGACATTATAGAGTCAGAAGGCGTGAGTGTCTTATGGCTCGAAGATAACTGCGAACTTGATAATAATAAAAACTGGCTCGCAGATAAAAACGTGATTGGTATAGCCGCAGGAGCAAGTACTCCGGCATGGCTTATCGATAAAATAAAATTTAGTATTGCGGAAACAAAGGCAGTCAAGGGGGATTGATTCATTATGGATCAGCAAGAAAATTTTGAGCGTCAAGAAGAATTAACACAAGACGCAGCGCAGACACAGGAAAATCCCAGCACAATGGGACAAGGTAATCAGGCTCCAGAAACAGAATCAGAATCAGTGAAAGAGCCTGAGACGATGCAGGAGCTTTTAGATCAATACGGAAGCACTGTACGTTTACGTAAGGGAGAAATTCTCACAGGAACAGTCGTAAGTAAGACAGATGCGGGCTGGCTCGTAAATGTCGGCTTTAAGTGTGAAGGTTTATTACCCGAAAAAGAGTACACTAATCACTCACTCATTGAGAGCGGAGAAGAACCTAAACCGGGCGATCAAATCGAGGTCGAAGTTACTAACGTGCGCGACGGTGAAGAAGCACAATTAACTCTAAGCCGTTGGAGACATGAATTTGAGAAACGCTGGCAGGCACTTGAGGCAAAAATCGCAGAGAGTCCTTCAATGCAAGTTAAGGGAATCAGCAGAGTCAAAGGCGGTCTTATGGTAGATTGCTGCGGACTCGAAGGCTTTATACCGATTTCGCATTTAACTATCACAGGGAAGGGCGTTAATCCTCAAAATTTCGTCGGGCATAATTTAACCGTCAAAGTGTTAGATCATGACAGACGCAAGCATAGACTCGTATTCTCAAGGCGCGAATTACTTGAGCAGGCAGAAAACGAGCGCAAAGCAAAATTTTATGAGAGAGTCCACGAGGGCGATATTCTTGAGGGTGAAGTCAGCAGCTTAACTGATTTCGGCGTGTTCGTGAATCTCGGCGAAATGGACGGACTTGTTCATGTTACTGAATTGACTTGGAAGCGAAATATCAAGATTCGCGAAATGTTCAAGAAGGGCGATAAAGTTACTGTTAAAGTAATCGGAATCGACAAAGAGAATGACAGAATCTCCCTGAGTATTAAGCAGGTTTCCGGAGATCCTTGGGACACTGTGAGCGAGAGAATTCACACGGGCGATGTCATGAAAGGTGTAGT
This region includes:
- the miaA gene encoding tRNA (adenosine(37)-N6)-dimethylallyltransferase MiaA codes for the protein MNRHSVVALIGSTAVGKTALSLSIAEKLNAEIISVDSRQVYRYMDIGTDKISHSFRHEIPHHMIDIVDPDEKFTVSDFAELAAQAVKRISTRGKVPLFVGGTPFYYNALFHASLNQDLPSDDNIREKYEALANSQGAELLHMRLSEVDPVTAGKLHKNDIQRVTRALEIWDLTGKAPSQIYNEGIKRDYGFDVLYIGLSRSREELFSRIAIRLEQEFNSGFPEEVEWLINNGFDERFTPLKGLGYSELISYYRGKISLDSALENSIARTKAFCRRQQTWFKKFEPAIWFNMSESNHEDEIINLAMNHIYSNKEGDSPE
- the ispH gene encoding 4-hydroxy-3-methylbut-2-enyl diphosphate reductase encodes the protein MKIIMAEHAGFCFGVKRAVDAIESSLLTNKEVWTIGLPIHNPQEVARLESLGLRVAKDSGEIPSGSKVLIRAHGESLDVIKNLQARNIEVIDMTCPFVKKAQDLAGQLSRENYFIVLLGDKNHPEIIGILGHIEPGQDSQVIANEDEAAKITRHSKIALISQTTQREERLAKVAGILTGKTQYLLVCNTICKATSERQESARSLVRNNHVDGVILIGGKSSANTGKLRDIIESEGVSVLWLEDNCELDNNKNWLADKNVIGIAAGASTPAWLIDKIKFSIAETKAVKGD
- a CDS encoding S1 RNA-binding domain-containing protein, whose protein sequence is MGQGNQAPETESESVKEPETMQELLDQYGSTVRLRKGEILTGTVVSKTDAGWLVNVGFKCEGLLPEKEYTNHSLIESGEEPKPGDQIEVEVTNVRDGEEAQLTLSRWRHEFEKRWQALEAKIAESPSMQVKGISRVKGGLMVDCCGLEGFIPISHLTITGKGVNPQNFVGHNLTVKVLDHDRRKHRLVFSRRELLEQAENERKAKFYERVHEGDILEGEVSSLTDFGVFVNLGEMDGLVHVTELTWKRNIKIREMFKKGDKVTVKVIGIDKENDRISLSIKQVSGDPWDTVSERIHTGDVMKGVVTNLTEFGAFVELEPGIEGLVHVGDISWTRIKRPRDVLKRGQEVEVLVLEVDTEKKRISLGCKQLNDPWSNITERYQPGQDIKVKVVRLADFGAFVEVEEGVEALIHISQISRSRVEKPGDVLSEGQEVETRILEVNPEQRRMRLSMRELEPEPEPVPVQEEQEVIKPERSERPDQPKREKREKRGKSRARALKESAGYEDDEEGVIYNPFAEAFKDTNWTNE